In the genome of Thioalkalivibrio sp. XN279, one region contains:
- the flgG gene encoding flagellar basal-body rod protein FlgG has translation MNKALWIAKTGLDAQQTRMSVISNNLANVNTTGFKKGRAVFEDLIYQNVRQAGAQSSQDTQLPSGLMLGTGVRTVATEKTFTQGNLVQTDNALDLAINGRGFLQILMPDGTVGYTRDGSMKLDSEGRMVTAGGYELQPGIVLPQNTQSISISSDGIVTATVPGSVAPVQVGTLQLADFINPAGLQPAGENLFLETAASGSPQVGNPGLNGLGSLLQGSLEGSNVNTVEELVNMIETQRAYEINSKAISAADQMLQYANNQLGR, from the coding sequence GTGAACAAGGCCCTGTGGATCGCCAAGACCGGACTGGACGCGCAGCAGACGCGCATGTCCGTGATCTCGAACAACCTCGCCAACGTCAACACGACCGGCTTCAAGAAAGGCCGCGCCGTGTTCGAGGACCTCATCTACCAGAACGTGCGCCAGGCCGGCGCGCAGTCCTCGCAGGACACCCAGCTGCCCTCCGGGCTGATGCTGGGCACCGGCGTGCGCACGGTGGCGACGGAAAAGACCTTCACCCAGGGCAACCTGGTGCAGACCGACAATGCGCTCGATCTCGCCATCAACGGCCGCGGCTTCCTGCAGATCCTGATGCCGGACGGCACCGTCGGCTACACCCGCGACGGCTCGATGAAGCTGGACAGCGAGGGGCGCATGGTGACGGCCGGGGGTTACGAGCTGCAGCCGGGCATCGTGTTGCCGCAGAACACCCAGAGCATCTCCATCAGCAGCGACGGCATCGTCACCGCCACGGTGCCGGGCAGCGTGGCGCCGGTCCAGGTCGGCACCCTGCAGCTGGCCGACTTCATCAACCCGGCCGGCCTCCAGCCCGCCGGCGAGAACCTGTTCCTCGAGACCGCGGCCAGCGGCTCCCCCCAGGTCGGCAACCCGGGCCTGAACGGCCTCGGCAGCCTGCTGCAGGGGTCGCTGGAAGGCTCCAACGTGAACACCGTCGAGGAGCTGGTGAACATGATCGAGACGCAGCGTGCTTATGAGATCAACTCCAAGGCAATCTCCGCGGCCGACCAGATGCTGCAGTACGCCAACAACCAGCTCGGTCGCTGA
- a CDS encoding flagellar basal body rod protein FlgF, whose amino-acid sequence MDRMIYLAMTGARETMLAQAGVSHNLANASTTGFKASLQHAQTQGVEGPGLPARAYAMGLDRLADLTPGALQSTGHDLDVAVDGPGWIAVQAPDGLEAYTRAGDLRVDALGRLTNGAGHPVMGEGGPIALPPFEKVEIGADGTVTLQPLGQPANALAVVERIRLVNPDPAGMQRGEDGLMRLEGGVPAPADAAVRLRTGMLEASNVNTVAALVDMIQLSRQFELQVKMMSAAEDADRASAELLRMR is encoded by the coding sequence ATGGACCGCATGATCTACCTGGCGATGACCGGCGCGCGCGAGACGATGCTCGCGCAGGCCGGCGTCAGCCACAACCTGGCCAACGCCAGCACCACGGGCTTCAAGGCCAGCCTGCAGCACGCCCAGACCCAGGGCGTCGAGGGGCCCGGGCTGCCGGCGCGCGCCTACGCCATGGGGCTGGACCGGCTCGCCGACCTCACCCCGGGCGCACTGCAGAGCACCGGGCACGATCTCGACGTGGCGGTGGACGGGCCGGGCTGGATTGCGGTGCAGGCGCCCGACGGGCTGGAAGCTTACACGCGCGCCGGAGACCTGCGCGTGGATGCCCTGGGCCGGCTCACCAACGGCGCCGGCCACCCGGTGATGGGCGAGGGCGGCCCGATCGCGCTGCCGCCCTTCGAGAAAGTGGAAATCGGCGCCGACGGCACCGTGACACTGCAGCCGCTCGGCCAGCCTGCGAATGCGCTGGCGGTGGTGGAGCGCATCCGCCTCGTGAACCCCGACCCCGCCGGCATGCAGCGCGGCGAGGACGGACTGATGCGGCTCGAGGGCGGCGTGCCGGCTCCGGCCGACGCCGCGGTGCGGCTGCGCACCGGGATGCTGGAGGCCAGCAACGTGAACACCGTCGCGGCGCTGGTGGACATGATCCAGCTGTCGCGGCAGTTCGAGCTGCAAGTGAAGATGATGAGCGCAGCAGAGGACGCGGACCGCGCCTCGGCTGAGCTGCTGCGGATGCGCTAG
- the flgJ gene encoding flagellar assembly peptidoglycan hydrolase FlgJ, with amino-acid sequence MSFPDAPHLSGPVGSGDLSGLRRAARAGDADAAKAAAQQFEALFVQMMVKQMREAMPTEGGLFGGEGMKLYEGLHDQQLSLSMAQRGGIGLAAAIERQLLQGGAPTSPMPGPRPLNFPTHRLPARPQALVDMTPAGPAAAAGSTGPSAAAAAGAADAPGPVARRDDIAPAEFVRRLWPHAQRAAARLGIAPEVLVAQSALETGWGRHMIRHADGRSSHNLFGIKASGNWQGERVGVPTLEYRDGVARREHAAFRGYRDEAASFADYARLIGSEPRYQKALASGGDPAVYLRGLQEAGYATDPAYADKILAILERGLPGLPSSPAFNSAATRPTTMETGRPGMAYVRPQAAGEEST; translated from the coding sequence ATGAGCTTCCCCGACGCTCCTCACCTGTCCGGCCCCGTCGGCTCGGGCGACCTGTCAGGGTTGCGGCGTGCCGCGCGGGCGGGGGACGCGGATGCGGCGAAGGCGGCGGCGCAGCAGTTCGAGGCGCTGTTCGTGCAGATGATGGTGAAGCAGATGCGCGAGGCCATGCCCACCGAGGGCGGGCTGTTCGGCGGCGAGGGCATGAAGCTCTACGAGGGCCTGCACGACCAGCAGCTGTCGCTGTCCATGGCGCAGCGCGGCGGCATCGGCCTGGCGGCCGCGATCGAGCGCCAGCTGCTGCAGGGCGGCGCGCCGACGTCACCCATGCCTGGGCCGCGCCCCTTGAATTTCCCCACCCACCGCCTGCCGGCCCGACCGCAGGCGCTGGTGGATATGACCCCGGCCGGTCCGGCTGCTGCGGCTGGCTCGACCGGGCCGTCCGCTGCGGCGGCCGCAGGCGCCGCGGACGCTCCGGGCCCTGTCGCGCGACGCGACGATATCGCGCCCGCAGAGTTCGTGCGGCGCCTGTGGCCGCACGCCCAGCGCGCCGCCGCGCGCCTCGGCATCGCGCCCGAGGTGCTGGTGGCCCAGTCGGCGCTGGAAACCGGCTGGGGCCGGCACATGATCCGACATGCCGACGGCCGCAGCTCGCACAACCTGTTCGGCATCAAGGCCAGCGGCAACTGGCAGGGCGAGCGGGTCGGCGTACCGACGCTGGAATACCGCGACGGCGTCGCCCGCCGCGAGCATGCCGCGTTTCGCGGCTATCGAGACGAGGCCGCGAGCTTCGCCGACTACGCCCGGCTGATCGGCAGCGAGCCGCGTTACCAGAAGGCGCTGGCCTCCGGCGGCGACCCCGCCGTGTACCTGCGCGGGCTGCAGGAAGCCGGTTACGCCACCGACCCGGCCTATGCCGACAAGATCCTGGCGATCCTGGAGCGCGGCCTGCCCGGCCTGCCGTCCAGCCCCGCATTCAACTCTGCCGCCACGCGGCCGACAACCATGGAAACGGGCCGTCCCGGGATGGCCTACGTCCGGCCGCAGGCGGCCGGTGAGGAGAGCACCTGA
- the flgL gene encoding flagellar hook-associated protein FlgL encodes MRISTSQIHNAGLDSIQRQQVEMSRAQTQLASGKRILSPADDPGGAVQSLQFREAIARLDQFARNGGMAEARLNHEEVVLAQVMDGMQRVRELAIQGNNATQTPETRRAIAGEVRQQLEALYELANTRDANGEYLFAGFDSLDRPFSMGAGGVSYSGSDQAREIAISEERRVRLGDAGDAVFMNIPEGNGRFVVTEAAANTGSGVVQETTVRTEGAWDGGTRTLRFTAPGTWEAVDADGSVAATGTHAPGETLVVDGLAIRLDGTPAAGDTFELRPAGGRDMFGIYADLATALESGATTPAERAQLNGAIGRTLADLDQAGEQVSSIRSTVGSRLNAIDGQAEMRGIETLALQETLSEIEDLDYAEAISRFNLRMVGLQAAQQSYSMLARFSLFDYMR; translated from the coding sequence ATGCGCATCTCGACTTCGCAGATCCACAACGCCGGCCTGGACTCCATCCAGCGCCAGCAGGTCGAGATGAGCCGCGCGCAGACGCAGCTCGCCAGCGGCAAGCGCATCCTGTCGCCCGCCGACGACCCCGGCGGCGCGGTGCAGTCGCTGCAGTTCCGCGAGGCCATCGCGCGTCTCGACCAGTTCGCCCGCAACGGCGGCATGGCGGAGGCGCGGCTGAACCACGAGGAAGTGGTGCTGGCACAGGTCATGGACGGGATGCAGCGCGTGCGCGAGCTGGCCATCCAGGGCAACAATGCCACCCAGACCCCCGAAACCCGTCGGGCCATTGCCGGTGAGGTGCGCCAACAGCTCGAGGCGCTGTATGAGCTGGCGAACACGCGCGACGCCAACGGCGAGTACCTGTTCGCGGGCTTCGATTCCCTCGACCGGCCGTTCAGCATGGGCGCCGGCGGCGTGAGCTACTCCGGCAGCGACCAGGCGCGCGAGATCGCCATCAGCGAGGAGCGCCGTGTGCGACTCGGCGACGCTGGCGACGCCGTGTTCATGAACATCCCCGAGGGCAACGGCCGCTTCGTGGTCACCGAGGCCGCGGCCAACACCGGCAGCGGCGTGGTGCAGGAAACGACCGTGCGCACAGAGGGCGCCTGGGACGGCGGGACGCGCACGCTGCGCTTCACCGCGCCCGGGACCTGGGAGGCGGTCGATGCCGACGGCTCGGTGGCCGCCACCGGGACGCATGCGCCCGGCGAGACGCTGGTTGTAGACGGGCTGGCGATCCGGCTGGACGGCACGCCCGCTGCGGGTGACACCTTCGAGCTGCGTCCCGCGGGCGGGCGCGACATGTTCGGCATCTACGCCGACCTGGCGACCGCGCTCGAGAGCGGCGCCACGACACCGGCAGAGCGCGCGCAGCTCAACGGCGCCATCGGCCGCACGCTGGCCGACCTCGACCAGGCGGGCGAGCAGGTCTCTTCCATACGTTCGACGGTGGGCTCGAGGCTGAACGCCATCGACGGCCAGGCCGAGATGCGCGGCATCGAGACCCTCGCGTTGCAGGAGACGCTCTCCGAGATCGAGGACCTCGACTACGCCGAGGCCATCTCGCGCTTCAACCTGCGCATGGTGGGCCTGCAGGCCGCGCAGCAATCCTATTCGATGCTCGCGCGCTTCTCGCTGTTCGACTACATGCGTTAG
- the flgH gene encoding flagellar basal body L-ring protein FlgH — protein MSKLNDTSIVLAALLALTALLAGCASPPPVLRGDDAAYAVTESPQPVAPEANHGAIFQAANATALFEDFKARRVGDILTVVLAERTNARKSANAATSKDSSVSLTDPVLGGLPVTRNGVPVLNTEVDMNRSFDGQGDAAQSNQLDGSITVTVAAVLPNGNLVVQGEKWVKINQGQEYIRLRGIVRPVDIGPENSILSTQVADAQVAYGGTGAVAQSNSPGWLTRFFNSPVWPF, from the coding sequence ATGAGCAAGCTCAACGATACTTCGATTGTCCTCGCCGCACTGCTCGCCTTGACCGCACTGCTCGCCGGCTGCGCTTCGCCGCCGCCGGTGCTGCGCGGCGACGACGCGGCCTACGCCGTGACCGAGTCACCGCAGCCGGTGGCGCCGGAAGCCAACCATGGCGCCATCTTCCAGGCGGCCAACGCCACGGCGTTGTTCGAGGACTTCAAGGCGCGGCGCGTGGGAGACATCCTCACCGTGGTGCTGGCCGAGCGCACCAACGCGCGCAAGTCGGCCAACGCCGCCACGTCCAAGGACAGCAGCGTGTCGCTGACGGACCCCGTGCTCGGCGGGCTGCCGGTGACCCGCAACGGCGTGCCGGTCCTCAACACCGAAGTCGACATGAATCGCAGCTTCGACGGCCAGGGTGACGCCGCACAGAGCAACCAGCTCGACGGCTCGATCACCGTCACCGTCGCCGCCGTGCTACCCAACGGCAACCTGGTGGTGCAGGGCGAGAAGTGGGTGAAGATCAACCAGGGCCAGGAATACATCCGCCTGCGCGGCATCGTGCGCCCGGTCGACATCGGCCCCGAGAACTCCATCCTCTCGACCCAGGTGGCAGACGCCCAGGTGGCGTACGGCGGCACCGGCGCGGTCGCCCAGAGCAATTCCCCGGGCTGGCTGACGCGCTTCTTCAACAGTCCGGTCTGGCCTTTCTGA
- a CDS encoding flagellar basal body P-ring protein FlgI, which produces MKISNAIPALALALLTVLTALPAPLQAEERIKDLAVVAGVRSNQLVGYGLVVGLSGTGDQTTQAPFTAQSMRNMLGQLGVTIPSNVNLQLNNVAAVAIHAELPPFAKLGQVIDITVSSIGNAKSLRGGSLLMAPLKGADGQIYAIAQGNLVVGGFGAEGRDGSRISVNVPSAGRIPGGATVERMVPSGFNAGDSVVLNLRSPDFTTAHRLAEAVNKAVGDELAKAMDGTSVSVRAPLDPAQRVGFMAWLENITVQPGEPPARVIVNSRTGTIVMGGQVKVLAAAVAHGGLTVTVAESYAVSQPEPFSRGGETVVVPESDITVVQEGDNRMFPFGPGATLEEIVRAVNQVGAAPGDLIAILEALHQSGALRAELIII; this is translated from the coding sequence ATGAAGATCTCGAACGCGATCCCGGCCCTGGCGCTTGCCCTGCTCACGGTGCTCACCGCGTTGCCCGCGCCGCTGCAGGCCGAGGAACGCATCAAGGACCTGGCCGTAGTGGCCGGGGTGCGCAGCAACCAGCTGGTCGGCTACGGCCTGGTGGTGGGACTCAGCGGCACCGGCGACCAGACCACCCAGGCGCCGTTCACGGCCCAGAGCATGCGCAACATGCTGGGCCAGCTCGGCGTCACCATTCCGTCCAACGTCAACCTGCAGCTGAACAACGTGGCGGCCGTGGCGATCCACGCCGAGCTGCCGCCCTTCGCCAAGCTCGGCCAGGTCATCGACATCACCGTCTCTTCCATCGGCAACGCCAAGAGCCTGCGCGGCGGCAGCCTGCTGATGGCGCCGCTGAAGGGCGCCGACGGGCAGATCTACGCCATCGCGCAGGGCAACCTGGTGGTTGGCGGTTTCGGCGCCGAGGGGCGTGACGGCTCGCGCATCTCGGTCAACGTGCCGAGCGCCGGCCGCATCCCCGGCGGCGCCACGGTGGAGCGCATGGTGCCCTCCGGCTTCAACGCCGGCGACAGCGTGGTGCTCAACCTGCGCAGCCCGGACTTCACCACCGCGCACCGTCTTGCCGAGGCCGTGAACAAGGCCGTCGGCGACGAGCTCGCCAAGGCCATGGATGGGACCTCCGTCAGCGTGCGCGCACCGCTCGACCCGGCACAGCGGGTCGGTTTCATGGCGTGGCTGGAGAACATCACGGTACAGCCGGGCGAGCCGCCGGCGCGGGTGATCGTCAACTCGCGCACCGGCACCATCGTCATGGGCGGCCAGGTGAAAGTGCTGGCGGCGGCGGTCGCGCACGGCGGGCTGACGGTGACCGTGGCCGAGAGCTACGCGGTATCGCAGCCCGAGCCCTTCTCGCGCGGCGGCGAGACCGTGGTGGTGCCGGAGAGCGACATCACCGTGGTGCAGGAAGGTGACAACCGTATGTTCCCCTTCGGCCCGGGCGCCACGCTGGAAGAAATCGTGCGCGCGGTGAACCAGGTCGGCGCGGCGCCGGGCGATCTCATCGCCATCCTCGAAGCGCTGCACCAGTCCGGCGCGCTGCGCGCCGAGCTGATCATCATCTAG
- the flgK gene encoding flagellar hook-associated protein FlgK: protein MSSGIFGIGSSALQAYQQALTVTGHNIANAANEDYSRQRVELEVRNPQFLGGNYIGQGVDVADIRRIADQFVQTQLLNNTAGAGRQAVYYEYAERIDNLLADPEAGLSPALQKFFAAVEDVANDPTSTAARQVLLSEGQSLADRFAYLQRSVEDQRQLVEGQIGSTVEEINGLADGIALLNRQIAEGIGQSGGRPPSDLLDQRDAMLGRLAELVAVQTLEQDDGSVNVLIGNGQSLVVGSESTTLSAQALGGDPARMEIAVLSHNSAVRVTDLLTGGRLGGLLDVRREVLDPAQNTLGRTAVGMALAFNDIHAQGVDLDGVAGGEFFRLPAPEIFGATGNAGSGAPVLAYTDASALTTSDYRLSFTGTAWQLTRAGSSTPVATAAPGGILSADGFELDLSGISGAAAGDRYDLRPTRAAAGGLAVALTDPRSIAAALPPDVAGQGVAGDNRNALALAGLAQERVLNGGTTSISASYGEMVADIGVKTRQAKLSAEAQGRMLDASRAQRESTSGVNLDEEAANLLRYQQAYQAAAQVVAVAGTLFDTLLMAVRR, encoded by the coding sequence ATGAGTTCCGGCATTTTCGGCATCGGGTCGTCCGCATTGCAGGCTTACCAGCAGGCGTTGACGGTCACCGGCCACAACATCGCCAACGCGGCCAACGAGGACTACAGTCGCCAGCGTGTCGAGCTCGAGGTGCGCAACCCGCAGTTCCTCGGCGGCAACTACATCGGCCAGGGCGTGGATGTCGCCGACATCCGCCGTATCGCAGACCAGTTCGTCCAGACCCAGCTGCTCAACAATACCGCGGGCGCCGGGCGCCAAGCCGTGTATTACGAGTACGCCGAGCGCATCGACAACCTGCTGGCCGACCCGGAAGCGGGCCTGTCGCCGGCGCTGCAGAAGTTCTTCGCCGCCGTGGAAGACGTCGCGAACGACCCGACGTCCACCGCAGCGCGCCAGGTGCTGTTGAGCGAGGGCCAGTCGCTGGCCGACCGCTTCGCCTACCTGCAGCGCAGCGTCGAAGACCAGCGCCAGCTCGTCGAAGGCCAAATCGGCAGCACCGTGGAAGAGATCAACGGGCTGGCCGACGGCATCGCGCTGTTGAACCGCCAGATCGCCGAGGGTATCGGCCAGAGCGGCGGCCGTCCGCCGAGCGACCTGCTCGACCAGCGCGATGCCATGCTCGGCCGTCTCGCGGAGCTGGTCGCAGTGCAGACGCTGGAGCAGGACGACGGCTCGGTAAACGTGCTCATCGGCAACGGCCAGAGCCTGGTCGTCGGCTCCGAGTCCACCACTCTGAGCGCCCAGGCCCTGGGCGGCGACCCGGCCCGCATGGAAATCGCGGTGCTGAGCCACAACTCCGCCGTGCGTGTCACGGATCTCCTGACCGGCGGCCGCCTCGGGGGGCTGCTCGACGTGCGCCGCGAGGTGCTCGACCCGGCGCAGAACACGCTCGGCCGCACTGCGGTCGGGATGGCGCTCGCCTTCAACGACATCCACGCCCAGGGTGTCGACCTGGACGGCGTGGCCGGCGGCGAGTTTTTCCGCCTGCCGGCGCCGGAGATTTTCGGCGCGACCGGCAACGCCGGCAGCGGCGCGCCGGTGCTGGCTTACACCGACGCCTCCGCGCTCACCACTTCTGATTACCGGCTGAGCTTCACCGGCACCGCCTGGCAGCTGACCCGCGCAGGCTCCTCGACCCCGGTCGCCACCGCCGCCCCGGGGGGGATCTTGAGCGCCGACGGCTTCGAGCTGGACCTTTCCGGCATCAGCGGCGCCGCTGCGGGTGATCGCTACGACTTGCGGCCCACGCGTGCCGCGGCCGGCGGCCTCGCCGTGGCCCTCACCGATCCGCGCAGCATTGCTGCCGCGCTGCCGCCCGACGTGGCCGGCCAGGGCGTGGCCGGCGACAACCGCAACGCCCTGGCGCTTGCCGGGCTGGCGCAGGAACGCGTCCTGAACGGCGGCACCACGAGTATTTCCGCCTCCTACGGCGAGATGGTGGCCGACATCGGCGTGAAGACGCGCCAGGCCAAGCTCTCCGCCGAGGCGCAGGGCCGCATGCTCGACGCCTCGCGCGCGCAGCGCGAGTCCACCTCCGGCGTGAACCTCGACGAGGAGGCGGCCAACCTGCTGCGCTACCAGCAGGCCTACCAGGCCGCGGCCCAGGTCGTGGCGGTGGCCGGCACCCTGTTCGACACCCTGCTGATGGCCGTGAGGAGATAG
- the flgE gene encoding flagellar hook protein FlgE — protein sequence MPFRTALSGLNAASADLRVTGNNIANASTTGFKQSRAEFADVFANSFSGIASNAIGTGVRLSSVAQQFGQGNIDFTGNNLDLALNGQGFFVLSEGGSRVYSRDGAFKVDRDGFVVNSSGQRLQAYPPGNADGSIFSTGVLGDLVLDGSEAAPQATSLVSATLNLRADATDLSGVAFDPADPETFSYTTSLTTYDSLGQSHTATLYFRNTGALTWEARVAVDGNVLPDTQPMTFNSDGTLASPAAPVGFGTFDPGNGATPLDIEFDFTSASQFGSVSNVTALTQDGFSTGRLSSVDIDTSGVVLARFTNGQSRALGQLALANFPNPQGLQQLGNNAWGDSFAAGEVVLGAGGAGSFGQVQSGGLEGSNVDLSEQLVGLITAQRNFQANAQVISTADAITQTIINLR from the coding sequence ATTCGCCGACGTGTTCGCGAACTCCTTCAGCGGGATCGCCAGCAATGCCATCGGCACCGGCGTGCGCCTTTCCTCCGTCGCCCAGCAGTTCGGCCAGGGCAACATCGACTTCACCGGCAACAACCTCGACCTGGCGCTGAACGGCCAGGGCTTCTTCGTGCTGAGCGAAGGCGGCTCGCGTGTGTACAGTCGCGACGGCGCCTTCAAGGTCGATCGCGACGGCTTCGTGGTCAATTCCTCCGGCCAGCGGCTGCAGGCCTACCCGCCGGGTAACGCCGACGGCAGCATCTTCAGCACCGGCGTGCTGGGCGACCTGGTGCTGGACGGCAGCGAGGCTGCACCCCAGGCCACCTCGCTGGTGTCCGCCACGCTGAACCTGCGCGCCGACGCGACAGACCTGAGCGGCGTCGCCTTCGATCCGGCGGATCCGGAGACCTTCAGCTACACGACCTCGCTCACGACCTACGATTCGCTCGGCCAGTCGCACACCGCCACGCTGTATTTCCGCAATACCGGCGCGCTGACCTGGGAAGCTCGCGTGGCCGTGGACGGCAACGTGCTGCCCGACACCCAGCCGATGACCTTCAACTCCGACGGCACCCTCGCCAGTCCCGCCGCCCCGGTCGGCTTCGGCACGTTCGACCCGGGCAACGGCGCCACGCCGCTCGATATCGAGTTCGATTTCACCTCGGCCTCGCAGTTCGGCAGCGTGAGCAACGTCACGGCGCTGACGCAGGACGGCTTCAGCACCGGACGCCTGTCGAGCGTCGACATCGACACCTCGGGCGTGGTGCTGGCGCGCTTCACCAACGGCCAGTCGCGTGCCCTGGGCCAGCTGGCGCTGGCGAACTTCCCCAACCCGCAGGGCCTGCAGCAGCTGGGCAACAACGCCTGGGGCGACAGCTTCGCCGCCGGCGAGGTGGTGCTCGGCGCGGGCGGCGCCGGCAGCTTCGGCCAGGTGCAGTCGGGCGGCCTCGAGGGCTCCAACGTGGATCTCTCCGAGCAGCTGGTCGGCCTGATCACGGCGCAGCGGAACTTCCAGGCGAACGCCCAGGTGATCAGCACCGCCGACGCCATCACCCAGACCATCATCAACCTGCGTTGA